A single genomic interval of Armigeres subalbatus isolate Guangzhou_Male chromosome 1, GZ_Asu_2, whole genome shotgun sequence harbors:
- the LOC134206168 gene encoding DNA ligase 1 isoform X2 — translation MSQKSILSFFAKANVKKSDDEVVNREKCSAANGKGKQTDDAPDNNNAVSKRSDDEDSPVKRSGGGTAGRKSAAAAFDSSPSPSPEKKASGELKTISGDSGPKRRRITSSSEEEETPSKNVSPKKEKQKDVKKEKISPEKKPKLESKSKKAVETKKSPKTSPKSSSPKEKKSAKSDKKTIKEEKKPAKEEKKPIKEEKTAVSEDVEMKEAKKEVESPKKDTKPIDVKDKTANVMSFFTSAGKKDAGSSGSTSKVDGVDYNPGKKNYHPLNDAFWKQGDKVPYLALARTFQIIEETSGRLRMIEILSNYFRSVILLSPKDLLASVYLSLNQLAPAYEGVELGIAEHSLMKAIAQSTGRSLTQIKTDAQNTGDLGLVAEQSKSSQRMMFRPAPHTVEGVFGKLKEIAKMTGTASMAKKMDKIQSMFVACRHSEARFIIRSLAGKLRIGLAEQSLLQAVAQACAMTPPNQADRKEPITNALSKCSEASAKAKVDNIALILKTVYCQCPNYNQIVPVLLEDGIDHLLEKCPMMPGTPLKPMLAHPTKGVQEVLERFDGIDFTCEWKYDGERAQIHLLEDGSVNIYSRNQENNTSKYPDVIARLGNTRGETVKSAILDCEAVAWDQEKKQILPFQILSTRKRKDANEADIKVQVCVYMFDLLYLNGQPLVERPFLERRELMYKNFREFEGEWKYATRLDTADIDELQCFLDEAVKGNCEGLMVKTLQKEATYEIAKRSRNWLKLKKDYLSGVGDSLDLVVIGGYKGKGKRTGTYGGFLLACYDEDNEEYQSICKIGTGFSDEDLQTHTNFLKDKIIPRAKNYYRYDSSHEPDDWFEPAQVWEVLCADLSLSPVHRAAQGIIDSEKGISLRFPRFIKIRDDKGTTDATSAKQVADMYMNQDQIKNQQQNNQRDAEEDFY, via the exons ATGTCCCAAAAATCAATATT ATCGTTTTTCGCGAAAGCGAATGTCAAGAAATCCGATGACGAAGTCGTTAATCGTGAGAAGTGCAGTGCGGCGAACGGAAAGGGGAAACAAACCGACGACGCGCCGGACAATAACAATGCGGTTAG CAAAAGGTCGGATGACGAGGACAGTCCAGTTAAGCGTTCCGGAGGTGGTACAGCCGGGCGAAAGTCTGCCGCAGCTGCGTTTGATTCTTCACCTTCTCCGTCACCggagaagaaggcttccggcgAACTGAAGACCATTTCCGGTGATAGCGGACCGAAGCGACGTAGAATAACGTCGTCCAGCGAAGAGGAAGAAACGCCTTCGAAAAATGTCAG cCCAAAAAAAGAGAAGCAAAAAGATgtcaagaaggaaaaaataagtcCGGAAAAAAAGCCTAAATTGGAATCAAAGTCTAAAAAAGCGGTAGAAACGAAGAAGTCTCCTAAAACGTCGCCAAAGAGTAGTTCTCCGAAGGAAAAGAAATCGGCTAAATCGGACAAGAAAACGATAAAAGAAGAGAAGAAACCAGCAAAGGAAGAgaaaaaaccaataaaagaggaGAAAACTGCTGTTAGTGAGGACGTTGAAATGAAAGAAGCCAAGAAGGAAGTTGAATCGCCGAAAAAGGACACAAAACCGATCGATGTCAAGGACAAAACGGCGAACGTGATGAGTTTCTTCACTAGCGCCGGTAAGAAGGACGCGGGTTCGAGTGGCAGCACCTCCAAGGTGGATGGCGTCGACTACAATCCAGGCAAAAAGAACTACCACCCGCTCAATGATGCGTTCTGGAAGCAGGGTGACAAGGTGCCTTATCTGGCGCTGGCCAGAACCTTCCAGATAATCGAAGAAACCAGCGGACGGTTACGGATGATCGAGATTTTGAGCAACTACTTCCGGTCGGTTATTTTGCTCAGTCCAAAGGACTTGCTGGCGAGCGTCTATCTCAGTCTAAATCAGTTGGCACCGGCTTACGAGGGTGTGGAGTTGGGAATCGCTGAGCACTCGCTGATGAAAGCCATTGCTCAAAGCACGGGACGCAGCTTGACGCAGATTAAGACCGATGCTCAGAATACGGGCGATTTGGGATTGGTGGCCGAACAGTCCAAGAGTAGCCAACGGATGATGTTCCGTCCGGCACCGCATACCGTGGAAGGAGTGTTTGGGAAGTTGAAGGAGATTGCCAAGATGACCGGAACTGCTTCGATGGCCAAGAAGATGGACAAAATACAGTCGATGTTTGTCGCGTGCCGTCACTCGGAAGCTCGCTTCATCATTCGTTCGCTTGCCGGTAAGCTGCGGATAGGACTCGCAGAGCAATCTTTACTCCAGGCAGTGGCTCAAGCATGCGCCATGACTCCGCCCAATCAAGCAGACAGAAAGGAACCCATCACGAATGCTCTGAGTAAGTGCAGCGAAGCATCAGCAAAGGCCAAGGTGGACAACATTGCTCTTATCTTGAAAACGGTCTACTGTCAGTGCCCGAACTACAATCAAATTGTCCCGGTCCTGTTGGAGGACGGTATCGACCATTTGCTGGAGAAGTGTCCGATGATGCCGGGAACTCCTCTGAAACCCATGTTGGCGCATCCCACAAAAGGCGTACAGGAAGTGTTGGAGCGTTTCGATGGGATCGATTTTACCTGCGAATGGAAGTACGATGGAGAACGCGCTCAGATCCACTTGCTGGAGGATGGCAGTGTCAACATCTACAGCCGAAACCAGGAGAACAACACGAGCAAGTATCCGGACGTCATTGCCCGGTTGGGTAACACACGCGGCGAAACGGTGAAAAGCGCCATCCTGGATTGCGAAGCTGTAGCATGGGATCAGGAAAAGAAGCAAATTCTACCCTTCCAAATCCTTAGCACCCGCAAGCGGAAGGACGCCAACGAAGCCGACATCAAGGTGCAGGTATGCGTGTACATGTTCGATTTGTTGTATCTGAATGGACAGCCCCTCGTGGAGCGGCCATTCCTCGAGCGCCGCGAACTTATGTACAAAAATTTCCGCGAGTTCGAAGGTGAATGGAAGTACGCTACTCGTTTGGATACGGCAGACATCGATGAACTGCAGTGCTTCCTGGACGAAGCCGTGAAGGGTAACTGCGAAGGCCTCATGGTCAAAACTCTCCAGAAAGAAGCCACCTACGAAATCGCCAAACGATCTCGGAACTGGCTCAAACTCAAAAAAGACTATCTCTCCGGCGTTGGAGACTCTCTGGATCTTGTCGTAATCGGCGGATACAAAGGCAAGGGCAAGCGAACCGGAACCTACGGAGGTTTCCTGCTTGCCTGCTACGACGAAGACAACGAAGAATACCAGAGCATCTGCAAGATCGGAACCGGATTCTCCGACGAAGATCTCCAAACGCACACAAACTTTTTGAAGGACAAGATCATCCCGCGTGCGAAGAATTACTACCGCTACGACTCATCACACGAGCCGGACGACTGGTTCGAACCGGCTCAGGTCTGGGAGGTGCTCTGCGCCGATCTGTCGCTCAGTCCGGTGCATCGCGCCGCCCAAGGAATCATCGACTCGGAGAAGGGCATTTCGCTGCGCTTCCCACGGTTCATCAAAATCCGGGACGACAAGGGAACGACGGATGCCACTTCGGCCAAACAGGTTGCCGACATGTATATGAACCAGGACCAGATCAAAAACCAGCAGCAGAACAACCAACGGGATGCCGAAGAGGACTTCTACTAG
- the LOC134206170 gene encoding GATA zinc finger domain-containing protein 1, translating into MGPKLAPKCSHCHTCTSEKWHTVEKGVTLCIPCHERQEKEQLELERELKEIQAEPPAPVPSSTTTGTVAKPESSSHAASDQTTGKDEKKEAGSPEEVKEEADEKDEKDSNADAKEQRPLPSMSPRKLRKNVRSARKGGGGGAGGNGGKGGRSRRFIFKKNPMKAPTITVTTRTVETLFHNNIYYQIGDIVSLMDAKDNVYYAQIHGLQIDSYCEKSAYITWLIPTTVSPPPKQRFDPSSYLIGPEEDMPRKLSCMEFVMHAPSSYYLDRRNPYPRPDSWGPENTSQEDNTNFVWANISHLYQ; encoded by the exons ATGGGTCCTAAACTGGCCCCGAAGTGTTCCCACTGCCATACGTGCACCTCGGAAAAGTGGCACACCGTGGAGAAAGGCGTGACGCTTTGCATCCCGTGTCATGAGCGCCAGGAGAAGGAACAGCTTGAACTAGAACGGGAGCTGAAGGAGATACAAGCGGAACCACCAGCACCGGTGCCCTCGTCGACGACAACAGGAACGGTGGCCAAACCAGAATCGTCAAGTCATGCCGCATCGGATCAGACTACTGGGAAGGATGAAAAGAAAGAAGCTGGTTCCCCGGAGGAGGTTAAAGAGGAAGCAGATGAGAAGGACGAAAAGGATTCCAATGCGGATGCGAAAGAGCAACGTCCGTTACCCTCGATGAGCCCCAGGAAACTTCGGAAGAATGTGAGAAGTGCACGAAAAGGGGGCGGTGGTGGCGCTGGTGGGAACGGTGGCAAAGGCGGTCGCTCAAGGAGGTTTATATTTAAGAAGAATCCGATGAAGGCTCCCACGATTACGGTGACGACGCGCACAGTTGAAACGCTGTTCCACAAT aacatttacTACCAGATCGGAGACATTGTTTCGCTGATGGACGCCAAGGATAATGTTTACTACGCTCAAATCCATGGACTGCAGATCGATTCGTACTGCGAAAAGTCGGCGTATATCACGTGGCTCATTCCGACGACTGTGAGTCCCCCGCCGAAGCAACGATTCGATCCGTCGTCGTACCTGATTGGACCGGAGGAGGATATGCCGCGTAAGCTGAGCTGCATGGAGTTTGTTATGCACGCCCCGAGCAGTTACTATCTGGATCGGCGCAACCCGTACCCGCGGCCGGACAGTTGGGGACCGGAAAATACGTCCCAGGAGGACAACACCAACTTCGTTTGGGCGAATATATCCCATTTGTATCAATGA
- the LOC134206168 gene encoding DNA ligase 1 isoform X1 has protein sequence MLRAAFASVLMAAAVQCPIRGQRMVQLTRSTILVARLANVSNCNPLYCSIRFYAGTNKRSKRSDDEDSPVKRSGGGTAGRKSAAAAFDSSPSPSPEKKASGELKTISGDSGPKRRRITSSSEEEETPSKNVSPKKEKQKDVKKEKISPEKKPKLESKSKKAVETKKSPKTSPKSSSPKEKKSAKSDKKTIKEEKKPAKEEKKPIKEEKTAVSEDVEMKEAKKEVESPKKDTKPIDVKDKTANVMSFFTSAGKKDAGSSGSTSKVDGVDYNPGKKNYHPLNDAFWKQGDKVPYLALARTFQIIEETSGRLRMIEILSNYFRSVILLSPKDLLASVYLSLNQLAPAYEGVELGIAEHSLMKAIAQSTGRSLTQIKTDAQNTGDLGLVAEQSKSSQRMMFRPAPHTVEGVFGKLKEIAKMTGTASMAKKMDKIQSMFVACRHSEARFIIRSLAGKLRIGLAEQSLLQAVAQACAMTPPNQADRKEPITNALSKCSEASAKAKVDNIALILKTVYCQCPNYNQIVPVLLEDGIDHLLEKCPMMPGTPLKPMLAHPTKGVQEVLERFDGIDFTCEWKYDGERAQIHLLEDGSVNIYSRNQENNTSKYPDVIARLGNTRGETVKSAILDCEAVAWDQEKKQILPFQILSTRKRKDANEADIKVQVCVYMFDLLYLNGQPLVERPFLERRELMYKNFREFEGEWKYATRLDTADIDELQCFLDEAVKGNCEGLMVKTLQKEATYEIAKRSRNWLKLKKDYLSGVGDSLDLVVIGGYKGKGKRTGTYGGFLLACYDEDNEEYQSICKIGTGFSDEDLQTHTNFLKDKIIPRAKNYYRYDSSHEPDDWFEPAQVWEVLCADLSLSPVHRAAQGIIDSEKGISLRFPRFIKIRDDKGTTDATSAKQVADMYMNQDQIKNQQQNNQRDAEEDFY, from the exons ATGCTACGAGCTGCATTTGCATCCGTATTGATGGCCGCTGCGGTTCAGTGTCCCATTCGTGGTCAGCGAATGGTGCAGTTGACGCGGTCTACGATACTTGTAGCAAGGCTCGCCAATGTCAGTAATTGTAATCCGTTGTATTGTTCAATTCGTTTCTATGCCGGCACCAACAAACGTAGCAAAAGGTCGGATGACGAGGACAGTCCAGTTAAGCGTTCCGGAGGTGGTACAGCCGGGCGAAAGTCTGCCGCAGCTGCGTTTGATTCTTCACCTTCTCCGTCACCggagaagaaggcttccggcgAACTGAAGACCATTTCCGGTGATAGCGGACCGAAGCGACGTAGAATAACGTCGTCCAGCGAAGAGGAAGAAACGCCTTCGAAAAATGTCAG cCCAAAAAAAGAGAAGCAAAAAGATgtcaagaaggaaaaaataagtcCGGAAAAAAAGCCTAAATTGGAATCAAAGTCTAAAAAAGCGGTAGAAACGAAGAAGTCTCCTAAAACGTCGCCAAAGAGTAGTTCTCCGAAGGAAAAGAAATCGGCTAAATCGGACAAGAAAACGATAAAAGAAGAGAAGAAACCAGCAAAGGAAGAgaaaaaaccaataaaagaggaGAAAACTGCTGTTAGTGAGGACGTTGAAATGAAAGAAGCCAAGAAGGAAGTTGAATCGCCGAAAAAGGACACAAAACCGATCGATGTCAAGGACAAAACGGCGAACGTGATGAGTTTCTTCACTAGCGCCGGTAAGAAGGACGCGGGTTCGAGTGGCAGCACCTCCAAGGTGGATGGCGTCGACTACAATCCAGGCAAAAAGAACTACCACCCGCTCAATGATGCGTTCTGGAAGCAGGGTGACAAGGTGCCTTATCTGGCGCTGGCCAGAACCTTCCAGATAATCGAAGAAACCAGCGGACGGTTACGGATGATCGAGATTTTGAGCAACTACTTCCGGTCGGTTATTTTGCTCAGTCCAAAGGACTTGCTGGCGAGCGTCTATCTCAGTCTAAATCAGTTGGCACCGGCTTACGAGGGTGTGGAGTTGGGAATCGCTGAGCACTCGCTGATGAAAGCCATTGCTCAAAGCACGGGACGCAGCTTGACGCAGATTAAGACCGATGCTCAGAATACGGGCGATTTGGGATTGGTGGCCGAACAGTCCAAGAGTAGCCAACGGATGATGTTCCGTCCGGCACCGCATACCGTGGAAGGAGTGTTTGGGAAGTTGAAGGAGATTGCCAAGATGACCGGAACTGCTTCGATGGCCAAGAAGATGGACAAAATACAGTCGATGTTTGTCGCGTGCCGTCACTCGGAAGCTCGCTTCATCATTCGTTCGCTTGCCGGTAAGCTGCGGATAGGACTCGCAGAGCAATCTTTACTCCAGGCAGTGGCTCAAGCATGCGCCATGACTCCGCCCAATCAAGCAGACAGAAAGGAACCCATCACGAATGCTCTGAGTAAGTGCAGCGAAGCATCAGCAAAGGCCAAGGTGGACAACATTGCTCTTATCTTGAAAACGGTCTACTGTCAGTGCCCGAACTACAATCAAATTGTCCCGGTCCTGTTGGAGGACGGTATCGACCATTTGCTGGAGAAGTGTCCGATGATGCCGGGAACTCCTCTGAAACCCATGTTGGCGCATCCCACAAAAGGCGTACAGGAAGTGTTGGAGCGTTTCGATGGGATCGATTTTACCTGCGAATGGAAGTACGATGGAGAACGCGCTCAGATCCACTTGCTGGAGGATGGCAGTGTCAACATCTACAGCCGAAACCAGGAGAACAACACGAGCAAGTATCCGGACGTCATTGCCCGGTTGGGTAACACACGCGGCGAAACGGTGAAAAGCGCCATCCTGGATTGCGAAGCTGTAGCATGGGATCAGGAAAAGAAGCAAATTCTACCCTTCCAAATCCTTAGCACCCGCAAGCGGAAGGACGCCAACGAAGCCGACATCAAGGTGCAGGTATGCGTGTACATGTTCGATTTGTTGTATCTGAATGGACAGCCCCTCGTGGAGCGGCCATTCCTCGAGCGCCGCGAACTTATGTACAAAAATTTCCGCGAGTTCGAAGGTGAATGGAAGTACGCTACTCGTTTGGATACGGCAGACATCGATGAACTGCAGTGCTTCCTGGACGAAGCCGTGAAGGGTAACTGCGAAGGCCTCATGGTCAAAACTCTCCAGAAAGAAGCCACCTACGAAATCGCCAAACGATCTCGGAACTGGCTCAAACTCAAAAAAGACTATCTCTCCGGCGTTGGAGACTCTCTGGATCTTGTCGTAATCGGCGGATACAAAGGCAAGGGCAAGCGAACCGGAACCTACGGAGGTTTCCTGCTTGCCTGCTACGACGAAGACAACGAAGAATACCAGAGCATCTGCAAGATCGGAACCGGATTCTCCGACGAAGATCTCCAAACGCACACAAACTTTTTGAAGGACAAGATCATCCCGCGTGCGAAGAATTACTACCGCTACGACTCATCACACGAGCCGGACGACTGGTTCGAACCGGCTCAGGTCTGGGAGGTGCTCTGCGCCGATCTGTCGCTCAGTCCGGTGCATCGCGCCGCCCAAGGAATCATCGACTCGGAGAAGGGCATTTCGCTGCGCTTCCCACGGTTCATCAAAATCCGGGACGACAAGGGAACGACGGATGCCACTTCGGCCAAACAGGTTGCCGACATGTATATGAACCAGGACCAGATCAAAAACCAGCAGCAGAACAACCAACGGGATGCCGAAGAGGACTTCTACTAG